Genomic DNA from bacterium:
CTTTCTGATTCCATCAATACACCACCTGCTCTTAAGCGCACAAATTCATCCACATCATATAATGCCGGTTCAACTGCATCCAAAGCCTGTTCGCTCCCGATTTTTCCCAAATGCGTGATCGCTTTTCTTGGCAAAGATGCATTGCGAAAACTACTTGCATATTCTTCCCTTTTTTGTTCTTTGATTTTTCCGGAATATTGTTCCACTCTGTCTTCAACATCAATTTTCCATTTTTCAACGTTCTGTTTCTGTGCTACTTCAGCCAATACTGCAAAAGCTTCGTCCGATTTGCCAAGTTTGACCAAAGCACCGGCTGCGGCCACCCGTGTTAGGTAGTCTTCGTGCGCAAGTGCTTCAATCAATACAGGAATCGCTTTCAAATCTCCGATGCTTCCCAGAGCTTTTGCTGAAGCAATCCGAATCTCGGCGCCATGATAAGTTGTCAACATATTACAAAGTAACGAAACTGATTTCATGCTTCGTGCAAAACCAAGCTGCATAATGGTTTCAGCATCAAACATATGAAGTGTTCCCAGTTCATACTTTTGTTTTAGATATGCATAATTCCCATTTGCCGTCTGTTCAGCTTTCCTTCGCAATGTTTGTATATACTGCTTTTGTCGCTCCTCCCTGGACATTGCTTTTATACTCGCATTTTGAATATGGTTTTTTTGTTT
This window encodes:
- a CDS encoding HEAT repeat domain-containing protein yields the protein MKSKKTTKVILYSVLVFVLALAVYAFAGQKMSFEEAIQKKNRTVVKKQKNHIQNASIKAMSREERQKQYIQTLRRKAEQTANGNYAYLKQKYELGTLHMFDAETIMQLGFARSMKSVSLLCNMLTTYHGAEIRIASAKALGSIGDLKAIPVLIEALAHEDYLTRVAAAGALVKLGKSDEAFAVLAEVAQKQNVEKWKIDVEDRVEQYSGKIKEQKREEYASSFRNASLPRKAITHLGKIGSEQALDAVEPALYDVDEFVRLRAGGVLMESERKGKAIPVLEAIVSNPMITKSVRSAALSAIASGKGKKERAILEKYKKSSNRYLSGKAEKLIKKIAGK